In a genomic window of Nothobranchius furzeri strain GRZ-AD chromosome 14, NfurGRZ-RIMD1, whole genome shotgun sequence:
- the zgc:172182 gene encoding LOW QUALITY PROTEIN: coiled-coil domain-containing protein 89 (The sequence of the model RefSeq protein was modified relative to this genomic sequence to represent the inferred CDS: substituted 1 base at 1 genomic stop codon) codes for MTVQQRKTENFIEVGHAKSIQMSPGNPETCAVENLANTLQSRIAEQSSLICMLKDRADKTLLQYQAQLKINANLEKHAANYQEKLDREQKKRSSDLVSSNKAMISLIEEHKNQNVQLKVEYERLQLETDSQFSQKLQEKESLVQKRTEDIELLKEKLTKSENEYRGKLAESESKLKEKVAQHQAKEASLLIKFSEAQQQQREAVETCEDLKLKLEKTKEQRALEEIGMRERIKNLIEENERXLKISTERGELLQDKHEEIHELETKWEQEKDARSKAKDRFELEAEAVIADVRVKSLQAALNESLSQIKNITAEFGAFREHSAYLIKREKDLNKIYFKMKK; via the exons ATGACGGTtcaacaaagaaagacagaaaatttTATAGAAGTGGGG CATGCAAAGAGTATTCAGATGTCACCTGGGAATCCTGAAACCTGTGCTGTGGAGAATTTAGCAAACACACTGCAGTCCAGAATAGCTGAACAGTCAAGTTTGATCTGCATGCTGAAGGACCGAGCAGATAAAACGCTTCTACAATATCAAGCCCAGCTGAAGATCAACGCAAACCTCGAAAAACACGCAGCCAACTACCAAGAAAAACTAGACAGAGAGCAAAAGAAAAGATCATCAGATTTGGTTTCCAGCAATAAAGCAATGATTTCTTTAATAGAGGAGCACAAAAACCAGAATGTCcaattaaaggtggaatatgaacGGCTGCAGTTAGAAACTGATTCTCAGTTTTCTCAAAAACTGCAGGAGAAAGAATCATTAGTTCAAAAACGTACAGAAGACATCGAGCTGCTGAAAGAGAAACTTACAAAGAGCGAAAACGAATACAG GGGGAAATTAGCTGAATCTGAGTCTAAACTCAAAGAAAAAGTTGCTCAGCATCAAGCCAAGGAAGCATCACTACTCATCAAGTTCAGCGAAGCTCAACAACAACAAAGAGAAGCTGTGGAAACTTGTGAAG ATTTGAAGCTGAAACTTGAAAAGACTAAAGAGCAACGTGCCTTGGAGGAAATCGGCATGAGAGAAAGAATAAAAAACCTCATAGAAGAAAATGAGAGATAATTGAAGATTTCAACGGAGAGGGGAGAATTGCTACAG GACAAACATGAGGAGATCCACGAGCTGGAGACAAAGTGGGAACAGGAGAAGGATGCTCGCAGCAAAGCCAAGGACAG GTTTGAGCTGGAGGCCGAAGCAGTAATTGCAGATGTGAGAGTGAAATCTCTCCAGGCTGCTCTCAACGAATCCCTTAGTCAGATTAAAAACATAACAGCG GAGTTCGGTGCTTTCAGAGAACATAGTGCTTATCTCATTAAACGAGAGAAGGACTTAAATAAAATATACTTCAAAATGAAAAAGTAA